The Lolium rigidum isolate FL_2022 unplaced genomic scaffold, APGP_CSIRO_Lrig_0.1 contig_61873_1, whole genome shotgun sequence nucleotide sequence TGGTAACTGTAATCAATCCTCTTCCTGTATTCCATAGGTTGGGTTCTACTTCTGAATGCGACTTGATGCAACTGCAAGAAAGCGAGCATACTTACTGCAAACACTGCCGCATTACCCAGAGCACCACCGATCTTGTCCGCTCGAAACGAATTCTTGGCTAAAGATAGACTACCAGATAACAAGTTTGCCATGATACTGGAACCATTGCCCCCATTTTCTACTGCCTCCTCCCCTGACTGGCCTGTTGCACGGAGATCTTCTGGCGAGATAAATCGACTCTTGTCGCTAACCTCACCTACAAATGCTAAGGTCTCATCAATGACTCTATACTTCTTCCCCTGATGTTCAGCTAGCCGCGTAGCAAGGACTACACGGCTTTGCTCCAGCCTTGCGATGGCAGCATCCCGTTCAGCCTGCTGCTGCGATTGAACAGTCTGTGGAGAAAATATTGATGCAAGTAAATAACAGATCTCATAATTACTGTACTGGAGAAACAGCTGAATTAACTGAACACATTGTCAACTATGCCAGTGCAGATTTTCAAATTTCTCTATCAATTGGAAAAGGCAGAAGGGGTAAACAATAAAATTAAGCCCGACGAAGACAAAGCTCTGTCTAACGAAATGAATCACTGCTTTATTCAATCGCCCTTCTAGAAATGAGAACCAACTACTGAACAGGCACTGTTTCCTTCCCGCCTAGTTGACACGAGACCAACATTAGGACAGGAGAACAAACAGGGCAGCGAAATTCATGTGGATTCCAAAATTTTCAGATCCACACAGCCTATGTTTCGCTCCCAATCTAGAACAGCGGCTTGTGGCCAATTTGAAG carries:
- the LOC124681938 gene encoding plastid division protein PDV1-like, translated to MRWDAADAEAVLERIWDLHDRLSDAILAVSTTHFLTAPPQRPAASARRNNGYVFFKDRPEGGGAEDGGGGGGSALAAAAEAMAEARSLHAIRSALEDLEDHLEFVHTVQSQQQAERDAAIARLEQSRVVLATRLAEHQGKKYRVIDETLAFVGEVSDKSRFISPEDLRATGQSGEEAVENGGNGSSIMANLLSGSLSLAKNSFRADKIGGALGNAAVFAVSMLAFLQLHQVAFRSRTQPMEYRKRIDYSYQSGSSQQGGKGKHLEVYLARG